One window of the Rhodococcus sovatensis genome contains the following:
- a CDS encoding NAD(P)H-dependent oxidoreductase: MTHAQVLVLVGSLRADSVNKQIAETAVSLAPEGSTAEVYNGLAEVPFYNEDIDIPGKVPAAALELRAAAEQATAFLLVTPEYNGTIPAVLKNAIDWLSRPYGAGAVSSKPVAVISASPSGNGAKWAHDDARKAVGVAGGSVLEDVTLTIGGTVDKFGSAHPRENAEVSAAIAAVVAELVKASAELATV; this comes from the coding sequence ATGACGCACGCACAGGTACTGGTTCTCGTCGGAAGCCTCCGCGCCGACTCGGTCAACAAGCAGATCGCCGAGACCGCGGTGTCGCTCGCTCCAGAAGGCTCGACGGCCGAGGTCTACAACGGTCTCGCCGAGGTCCCGTTCTACAACGAGGACATCGACATTCCCGGTAAGGTCCCCGCTGCTGCGCTCGAACTGCGTGCCGCAGCCGAGCAGGCGACCGCATTTCTCCTCGTCACCCCCGAGTACAACGGAACGATCCCGGCTGTTCTGAAGAATGCCATCGACTGGCTCTCTCGCCCCTACGGCGCGGGCGCTGTGAGCAGCAAGCCTGTCGCAGTGATCAGCGCATCGCCCAGCGGCAACGGAGCGAAATGGGCTCACGACGACGCGCGCAAGGCGGTCGGCGTCGCGGGCGGCTCTGTGCTCGAGGACGTCACGCTCACGATCGGTGGCACCGTCGACAAGTTCGGTTCGGCGCACCCGCGCGAAAATGCCGAGGTTTCCGCGGCAATTGCTGCGGTCGTCGCTGAGCTCGTCAAGGCATCCGCCGAGCTGGCCACCGTCTGA
- a CDS encoding TetR/AcrR family transcriptional regulator: protein MTDFVLPIAGEETERCDAARNRRLLLDAAKELVATIGADAVTMDGLAARAGVGKGTVFRRFGSRSGLMQALLDHTEKELQQAFLFGPPPLGPGADPIDRLVAFGRARLDLVEVQGEVMRAAENSPELRYSAPAHMVNYTHVLTLLRTAGVEGDLELLAYGLLTPLEATLVLHQFRDLGMTMGRLADGWEDLVRRATR, encoded by the coding sequence GTGACCGACTTCGTGCTCCCTATCGCAGGCGAGGAGACCGAGCGTTGCGACGCCGCACGCAACCGTCGTCTCCTGCTCGATGCCGCAAAGGAACTGGTCGCCACCATAGGCGCCGACGCTGTCACGATGGACGGCCTCGCAGCCAGGGCCGGTGTGGGCAAAGGCACAGTCTTCCGGCGGTTCGGCAGCCGCTCCGGACTGATGCAGGCCCTGTTGGATCACACTGAAAAAGAACTGCAGCAAGCGTTTCTCTTCGGTCCGCCGCCTCTCGGTCCAGGCGCGGACCCCATCGACAGGCTCGTCGCTTTCGGACGCGCCCGCCTCGACCTCGTCGAAGTGCAGGGAGAAGTCATGCGTGCGGCCGAGAACTCACCTGAACTCCGATACTCCGCTCCGGCTCATATGGTCAACTACACGCACGTCCTCACCCTCCTCAGGACCGCCGGGGTCGAGGGTGATCTCGAACTTCTCGCCTACGGCCTGCTGACTCCCCTGGAAGCCACCTTGGTATTGCACCAGTTCCGCGATCTCGGCATGACGATGGGACGTCTCGCCGACGGCTGGGAAGACTTGGTACGTAGGGCAACTCGATAG
- a CDS encoding fructosamine kinase family protein — protein MSADTFTKTDPSAHPDFFTAEATGLAWLRDGGGNVVDVRGFGPTHIDLARLVPSSPTQDAALRFGAELAAMHAAGARQFGCPPDGFDGQMFIGSRPMSSTEHASWGSFYAYERVLPYLSVAVANGNISESGAAEVERVCAAIADGVFDDDEPPSRIHGDLWTGNLVWTASGAVMIDPAAHGGHRETDLAMLALFGCPLLSDILVGYRDAHELSEDWELRIPLHELHPLAVHAAGHGPSYGVELVRAARSVSGLLSIE, from the coding sequence ATGTCTGCAGACACGTTCACCAAGACCGATCCGAGTGCACACCCGGACTTCTTCACGGCCGAAGCAACCGGGTTGGCGTGGCTCCGAGACGGCGGGGGCAACGTCGTCGACGTTCGCGGATTCGGTCCCACCCACATCGATCTCGCCCGGCTCGTACCGTCGTCGCCCACTCAGGACGCCGCGCTCCGTTTCGGCGCTGAACTCGCGGCGATGCACGCTGCGGGCGCACGGCAGTTCGGTTGTCCACCAGATGGTTTCGACGGTCAGATGTTCATCGGATCCAGACCGATGTCGAGCACCGAGCACGCTTCGTGGGGTTCGTTCTACGCCTACGAACGTGTGTTGCCATACCTATCGGTGGCCGTCGCGAACGGCAACATCTCCGAATCCGGTGCGGCGGAGGTCGAACGTGTGTGTGCCGCGATCGCCGACGGGGTGTTCGACGACGACGAACCGCCGAGCCGGATTCACGGTGATCTGTGGACCGGAAACCTTGTGTGGACCGCGTCGGGCGCCGTGATGATCGACCCCGCTGCGCACGGTGGACATCGTGAAACCGATTTGGCGATGCTGGCTCTGTTCGGTTGCCCATTGCTCTCCGACATTCTCGTGGGCTATCGGGATGCGCACGAACTGTCCGAAGATTGGGAACTCCGCATCCCGCTCCATGAGCTGCATCCCCTCGCCGTGCACGCCGCGGGACACGGCCCGTCCTACGGCGTCGAGCTTGTTCGTGCTGCTCGCAGCGTGTCCGGTCTGCTGTCTATCGAGTAG
- the nadE gene encoding ammonia-dependent NAD(+) synthetase: MSLQRSELRTRILRELAVQSSIDPVTEITRRVEFLKAYLRSTPAKGFVLGISGGQDSTLTGALCQRAAAELRADGAEAQFLAVRLPYGVQADEADATVSLEFIAPDRTVTVNIKAAADAAASAAADALGSSEVRDFVRGNIKARQRMVAQYALAGELGYVVVGTDHAAEAITGFFTKFGDGGVDITPLTGLTKRQGAALLRELGAPESTWKKVPTADLEDDRPALPDEEALGVMYTEIDDYLENKDVADEVAEKLERMYLSTRHKRAVPVTPFDDWWTTEN, encoded by the coding sequence ATGTCACTCCAACGTTCGGAACTGCGGACGCGCATCCTGCGCGAATTGGCCGTGCAGTCGTCCATCGACCCAGTCACGGAAATTACCCGCCGCGTCGAGTTCCTGAAGGCCTATCTTCGTTCCACGCCCGCCAAAGGGTTCGTTCTCGGTATCAGTGGGGGGCAGGACAGCACACTGACCGGTGCCCTGTGCCAACGCGCCGCCGCCGAACTGAGAGCCGACGGCGCAGAGGCGCAATTCCTGGCCGTCAGACTCCCCTACGGCGTTCAAGCAGACGAGGCGGATGCCACAGTGTCGCTCGAGTTCATCGCACCCGACCGGACGGTGACCGTCAACATCAAGGCAGCCGCCGACGCGGCCGCATCGGCGGCCGCCGATGCCCTGGGCTCCTCGGAAGTTCGAGACTTCGTGCGCGGCAACATCAAAGCCCGGCAACGCATGGTCGCGCAATACGCATTGGCGGGAGAGCTCGGATACGTAGTCGTCGGAACCGATCATGCCGCCGAGGCAATCACCGGCTTCTTCACCAAGTTCGGCGACGGTGGTGTCGACATCACCCCACTCACCGGCCTTACCAAGCGGCAGGGTGCCGCGTTGCTGCGCGAATTGGGTGCACCCGAGAGCACGTGGAAGAAAGTTCCTACGGCCGATCTGGAAGACGACCGCCCCGCGCTGCCCGACGAGGAAGCCTTGGGAGTGATGTACACCGAGATCGACGACTATCTCGAAAACAAGGATGTGGCCGACGAAGTCGCCGAGAAGCTGGAACGGATGTATCTGAGCACACGGCACAAGCGCGCGGTCCCGGTGACGCCTTTCGACGACTGGTGGACCACCGAGAACTGA
- a CDS encoding MoaD/ThiS family protein: MRWASSRRREVWELSVVEVRYFAGAKDASGCASETFQLPEGSDLSALKAAVLDRHGNALADVLRVSAFLVGDELTRDLSTTFGDRVDVLPPFAGG, translated from the coding sequence ATGCGGTGGGCTTCGTCCCGCCGGCGAGAAGTATGGGAGCTATCGGTGGTTGAGGTTCGATACTTCGCCGGGGCCAAGGACGCGTCCGGGTGCGCAAGCGAGACTTTCCAACTGCCCGAGGGGAGCGACCTGTCCGCACTCAAGGCCGCCGTCCTCGACAGACACGGCAATGCGCTGGCAGATGTGTTGCGCGTGTCGGCTTTCCTCGTCGGGGACGAGCTCACCCGAGACCTGTCGACGACGTTCGGCGACAGGGTCGACGTCCTGCCGCCGTTCGCCGGGGGATAG
- the moaA gene encoding GTP 3',8-cyclase MoaA — protein sequence MTTSSVVGLGIPSISRTPGVSVDDRPDVPVLIDRFGRVARDLRVSITEKCSLRCTYCMPEEGLPAIPTQDLLTASEIARVVGVAVHRLGVEEVRFTGGEPLMRADLTEIVRLTSQVAPGVPLSMTTNAVGLEHRADTLAAAGLNRVNVSLDTIDRAHFAELTRRDRLPSVLAGVRAAMRAGLTPVKINAVLMPETLHGAADLLQWCLDEGVALRFIEQMPLDADQEWARANMLDAEHLLDVLSTRFDLREIGRSDPSAPAEEWAVGGTSSTVGIIASVTRSFCSDCDRTRLTAEGTVRSCLFSDEETDLRAALRGGATDDELGKLWQGAMWNKWAGHGIDAVGFVPPARSMGAIGG from the coding sequence GTGACAACCAGCAGTGTCGTAGGACTCGGCATCCCTTCGATCAGCCGAACGCCCGGGGTGTCCGTGGACGACCGTCCCGACGTTCCGGTATTGATCGACCGCTTTGGCCGAGTGGCCCGTGACCTGCGGGTTTCCATCACCGAGAAATGCTCGCTCCGGTGTACCTACTGCATGCCGGAAGAAGGTCTACCAGCGATTCCCACTCAGGATCTGCTGACGGCGAGCGAAATTGCGCGCGTCGTCGGAGTTGCTGTCCACCGACTCGGCGTCGAGGAGGTGCGCTTCACCGGCGGTGAGCCATTGATGCGCGCTGATCTGACGGAGATCGTGCGACTGACCTCGCAGGTGGCACCGGGTGTGCCGCTGTCCATGACCACCAACGCAGTTGGGCTGGAGCATCGAGCAGATACGCTGGCGGCCGCAGGCCTGAATCGGGTCAATGTCTCGCTCGACACGATCGATCGCGCGCACTTCGCGGAACTGACCAGGCGCGATCGCCTGCCCTCGGTGCTGGCCGGTGTGCGCGCCGCCATGCGGGCAGGACTGACTCCGGTCAAGATCAACGCGGTGCTGATGCCGGAAACACTGCATGGTGCAGCCGACCTCCTCCAATGGTGCTTGGACGAAGGTGTCGCGCTGCGGTTCATCGAGCAGATGCCTCTCGACGCCGATCAGGAATGGGCTCGGGCGAACATGCTCGACGCCGAACACCTGCTCGATGTGCTGTCGACTCGGTTCGATCTGCGTGAGATCGGTCGGTCCGATCCGTCTGCTCCCGCCGAGGAGTGGGCTGTCGGCGGGACATCGAGCACCGTGGGCATCATCGCGTCGGTCACGCGTTCGTTCTGCTCTGACTGCGACCGCACGCGATTGACGGCCGAGGGCACCGTTCGGTCCTGCTTGTTCAGCGACGAGGAAACCGATCTGCGCGCTGCGTTGCGCGGAGGAGCCACCGACGACGAGTTGGGCAAGCTCTGGCAAGGTGCAATGTGGAACAAGTGGGCAGGACACGGAATCGATGCGGTGGGCTTCGTCCCGCCGGCGAGAAGTATGGGAGCTATCGGTGGTTGA
- the glp gene encoding gephyrin-like molybdotransferase Glp: MTTPSAGPNRVADSGREHRRAVSVEEHTELVASLLAPLRIRPADSVAVGDALGRVAASDVCAPVDLPLFRNSQMDGYAVLASDLARVPASLRVIGTVAAGPSDRIHLEAGTAVKIMTGAPMPENADAVAPIENTTYDGGVVTVTVARRAGEYVREQGSDITTGTVMVQAGEIIEPRHIAVLAAVGLSHVQVLSRPKVAVITTGAELVAAGSPLRPGQIYDSNGVALAAHLRANGADVVAVHRSSDDADEFRRILSDAVAAAELVITSGGVSMGDFEVVKDVLAPMGGHFGSVRMQPGGPQGTATIDGVPILDFPGNPVSTVVSFIVFARNAVREAAGLDAIESRSVPLAHSITSIAGKRQLLRGKLGDDGVAAIAGPGSHLVAAMAWADVLIDIPEDTTELDAGTEIQVIPL, translated from the coding sequence ATGACCACACCATCGGCGGGGCCGAATCGAGTAGCGGACTCCGGTCGAGAACACCGTCGTGCAGTGTCGGTCGAAGAACACACCGAGCTCGTCGCGAGCCTGTTGGCACCGCTGCGGATTCGTCCGGCAGACTCCGTCGCCGTCGGTGACGCTCTCGGTCGAGTTGCCGCGTCCGATGTCTGCGCGCCGGTCGACCTGCCGCTGTTCCGAAACTCCCAGATGGACGGATACGCAGTGCTGGCATCGGACCTCGCGCGCGTGCCCGCGAGTCTGCGTGTGATCGGGACCGTCGCCGCTGGGCCCTCGGACCGCATTCATCTCGAGGCCGGTACCGCGGTGAAGATCATGACCGGTGCACCGATGCCCGAGAACGCCGATGCCGTGGCGCCGATCGAGAACACCACCTATGACGGCGGAGTCGTCACCGTGACCGTCGCGCGCAGAGCGGGCGAATACGTTAGAGAACAAGGCAGCGACATCACCACCGGAACGGTCATGGTGCAGGCGGGCGAGATCATCGAACCCCGCCACATCGCGGTTCTTGCGGCAGTGGGACTTTCGCACGTGCAGGTTCTGAGCCGACCGAAAGTCGCGGTCATCACGACCGGTGCAGAACTGGTCGCCGCCGGTTCGCCGCTGCGCCCCGGCCAGATCTACGACTCGAACGGCGTGGCCCTGGCCGCGCACCTCCGCGCGAACGGCGCCGATGTGGTCGCAGTTCACCGCAGCTCCGACGACGCGGACGAATTCCGACGCATTCTGTCCGACGCGGTCGCGGCGGCCGAACTCGTCATCACCTCGGGCGGGGTGTCGATGGGTGACTTCGAGGTCGTCAAAGATGTACTGGCACCGATGGGTGGACACTTCGGTTCCGTTCGCATGCAGCCCGGTGGCCCCCAGGGTACGGCGACGATCGACGGTGTTCCCATCCTCGATTTTCCCGGCAACCCGGTCAGCACGGTAGTGTCGTTCATCGTGTTCGCGCGCAACGCTGTTCGCGAGGCGGCAGGCCTCGACGCAATCGAATCACGCTCGGTGCCGCTGGCGCATTCGATCACGTCGATTGCAGGCAAAAGACAACTCCTGCGCGGAAAACTCGGTGACGACGGCGTGGCCGCGATCGCAGGTCCAGGCTCCCATCTGGTCGCTGCTATGGCGTGGGCGGATGTACTCATCGACATTCCCGAGGACACAACCGAACTCGATGCCGGCACCGAGATCCAGGTGATCCCGCTGTGA
- the moaCB gene encoding bifunctional molybdenum cofactor biosynthesis protein MoaC/MoaB: MYRAQPGFSHVDAEGRARMVDVSHKSDTERIAVAAGELATTAEVVALVRADGMPKADVLATARIAGITGAKKTSELIPLCHQLALSKVDVVFGFTDTTITVEATAKTTGPTGVEMEALTAVAIAGLTLHDMVKAVDPAATMNGVRLLHKEGGKRGRWSRDAAVEQVDARTDDRSAVVLVASTGGARGTREDTTGPAIATWLENRGFSVRGPLVYADAEISAGLDDALIGAPALVISTGGTGVSPTDATPEATRAVLDRELPGIADAIRLEGTKVTPHATLSRGLTGVSGRTVVVNLPGSPGGVKDGLSVLDPILDHLIAQVAGNGLHETADEK; the protein is encoded by the coding sequence ATGTACCGCGCACAGCCTGGCTTCTCGCACGTCGACGCCGAGGGACGCGCCCGCATGGTCGATGTATCGCACAAGTCCGACACCGAACGAATCGCGGTTGCAGCAGGAGAACTCGCGACGACAGCGGAGGTGGTCGCACTGGTCCGCGCCGACGGAATGCCCAAAGCCGACGTACTGGCGACAGCAAGAATCGCAGGAATCACGGGCGCGAAGAAGACCTCCGAACTCATTCCGCTCTGCCACCAGTTGGCATTGTCGAAGGTCGATGTCGTCTTCGGATTCACCGACACCACGATCACCGTCGAAGCAACCGCGAAGACGACCGGACCCACGGGCGTCGAAATGGAGGCGCTCACCGCCGTCGCCATCGCGGGTCTGACGCTGCACGACATGGTCAAGGCCGTCGACCCCGCCGCGACGATGAACGGTGTTCGACTCCTCCACAAAGAGGGCGGCAAGCGCGGACGGTGGTCTCGCGACGCCGCAGTGGAACAGGTCGATGCCCGAACCGACGACCGATCGGCTGTCGTTCTCGTAGCCTCGACCGGTGGTGCACGTGGAACTCGTGAAGACACGACCGGTCCGGCGATCGCAACATGGTTGGAAAACAGAGGTTTCTCGGTGCGCGGTCCCCTCGTATATGCCGACGCCGAGATCTCGGCGGGCCTCGACGACGCACTCATCGGTGCGCCCGCCCTCGTCATCAGTACCGGAGGAACCGGGGTGTCCCCCACCGATGCGACACCCGAAGCCACCAGAGCAGTCCTGGATCGTGAACTACCTGGAATCGCCGACGCGATTCGGCTCGAAGGAACCAAGGTCACACCGCACGCAACCCTGAGCCGAGGATTGACAGGAGTCTCCGGGCGTACCGTCGTCGTCAATCTCCCCGGTTCACCCGGCGGGGTGAAGGACGGCCTGTCGGTTCTCGATCCAATACTCGACCATCTCATTGCCCAGGTCGCGGGCAATGGACTACACGAAACCGCTGACGAGAAATGA
- a CDS encoding molybdenum cofactor biosynthesis protein MoaE, producing MTDLLAHISSEALDTSVVENAVAGPEHGAVVLFSGVVRNHDGGQSVSTLEYQAHPDAERFLRKCCAEVAAESGLPVAAIHRVGDLTVGDIALVAAVASPHRAEAFATCATLVERIKSEVPIWKRQNFATGMSEWVGL from the coding sequence ATGACGGACCTGCTCGCCCATATTTCCAGCGAGGCGCTCGACACCTCGGTGGTGGAGAACGCTGTTGCAGGGCCCGAACATGGAGCCGTCGTGCTGTTCAGCGGGGTCGTTCGCAATCATGATGGCGGACAATCGGTTTCGACACTGGAGTATCAAGCACACCCCGACGCCGAACGCTTCTTGCGCAAGTGTTGCGCCGAAGTCGCAGCGGAATCGGGACTCCCGGTCGCGGCGATTCATCGAGTCGGCGACTTGACCGTCGGTGATATCGCCCTCGTAGCCGCGGTCGCGTCGCCGCACCGCGCCGAGGCGTTCGCTACGTGCGCAACTCTCGTCGAACGCATCAAGTCGGAGGTTCCGATCTGGAAGCGCCAGAATTTCGCGACAGGGATGTCCGAGTGGGTAGGCCTGTAG
- a CDS encoding GTP-binding protein — translation MARGQEESKIPVVLVSGFLGSGKTTLLNHLLRNNRGIRIGVVVNDFGSINIDSMMVAGQVDSMVSLGNGCLCCAVDVSDMDSMFDVLASSSSQLDVIVVEASGLAEPRNLIRLVLGSGNPRITYGGLVGLVDSVEFDSIRSKHPEIDSHLRLADLVVLNKSDLLEPEELGAVESRVRRVVDEVPILITSHGQVDAELLFEVPERADDPTEARQLTLDELLYEDDDHARHLHSRYTTFSFESAEPMDPRRLVDMLENPAGDVYRIKGLVYFGIDGYEGKFVLNTVGRHIRLQPDIWKDGEQRVTRIVSIGTELDEELIEIRLLDCVRRPGDPTDESAMLPVHRYST, via the coding sequence GTGGCGCGAGGGCAAGAAGAATCGAAGATCCCGGTCGTACTGGTCTCTGGGTTTCTCGGATCGGGCAAGACCACGTTGCTCAATCATCTGCTCAGAAACAACCGCGGAATCCGAATCGGAGTTGTGGTCAACGACTTCGGATCCATCAACATCGACTCGATGATGGTGGCCGGTCAGGTCGATTCGATGGTGTCACTCGGCAACGGATGTCTGTGCTGCGCAGTCGATGTCAGCGATATGGACTCGATGTTCGACGTGCTCGCAAGCAGTTCTTCCCAGCTCGATGTCATCGTCGTGGAGGCCAGTGGACTCGCCGAACCTCGAAATCTGATTCGCCTGGTCCTGGGAAGCGGCAATCCCAGGATCACCTACGGCGGCTTGGTCGGTCTCGTCGATTCCGTCGAGTTCGATTCGATTCGGTCTAAGCATCCGGAGATCGACAGTCACCTCCGCCTCGCCGACCTGGTGGTTCTCAACAAATCGGATCTGCTCGAACCGGAGGAACTCGGCGCCGTCGAGTCGAGGGTGCGCCGAGTTGTCGACGAGGTTCCGATCCTGATCACCTCACACGGCCAGGTCGATGCGGAGCTTCTCTTCGAGGTGCCCGAACGTGCCGACGATCCGACCGAGGCCAGGCAATTGACGCTGGATGAGCTTCTCTACGAGGACGACGACCACGCGCGACACCTGCACTCCCGCTACACGACGTTCAGCTTCGAGTCCGCGGAGCCGATGGATCCACGCAGACTCGTCGACATGCTCGAGAATCCGGCGGGGGATGTCTATCGGATCAAAGGACTCGTGTACTTCGGGATCGACGGGTACGAGGGAAAATTCGTGTTGAATACCGTCGGAAGACACATTCGGCTCCAGCCGGACATCTGGAAAGACGGTGAGCAACGGGTGACGCGGATCGTGTCGATCGGTACCGAGCTCGACGAGGAGCTGATCGAAATTCGGCTACTCGATTGCGTCAGGCGTCCGGGGGATCCCACCGACGAGTCGGCGATGCTGCCCGTGCATCGCTACTCGACGTAG
- a CDS encoding N-acetylmuramoyl-L-alanine amidase codes for MNKTVFLGAVSAGILALTVTTASVASAAEESSGSELSGKTVFLDPGHQGTGHSQDLGRQVDDGRGGTKDCQTTGMTTVGGVPEHTITWNVSQLVKSSLESLGATVVTSRADDSGWGGCVDERARAASESGADVAVSIHADSTASGADDAKHGFHLIVPTLPIPDAAANAAQSEGGRAASNLMRDSYERGGFTPANYAGVVDGLQERSDVAGPALTSVPLVFLEMGNGSNPDDAAVLESSEGQLEHAIAIATGVIDYLLGPDTSVDGTDVVKATEDIETAADAVPATPATGASETTRTGGSSLSQLLSGISPYIESTGVEGLSNLVTEDNMDAVSNFAQGLLKLLAP; via the coding sequence ATGAACAAGACCGTATTTCTCGGCGCCGTGTCAGCGGGCATCCTGGCTTTGACCGTCACGACTGCCTCCGTGGCGTCCGCCGCGGAGGAATCGTCGGGAAGTGAGTTGTCGGGAAAGACCGTGTTTCTCGATCCTGGACACCAAGGAACGGGTCACTCTCAGGACCTCGGCAGGCAGGTCGACGACGGCCGGGGCGGCACCAAGGACTGTCAGACGACAGGGATGACCACGGTCGGAGGAGTTCCGGAGCACACGATCACCTGGAACGTGTCGCAGTTGGTGAAGTCCAGTCTCGAAAGCCTCGGTGCCACCGTCGTCACCTCTCGCGCCGACGACTCCGGATGGGGCGGATGCGTCGACGAGCGGGCACGGGCCGCCAGCGAGTCCGGCGCCGACGTCGCTGTCAGCATCCACGCGGACTCGACTGCGTCCGGCGCCGACGACGCCAAGCATGGATTTCATCTCATTGTTCCGACACTTCCCATTCCCGATGCAGCCGCGAACGCGGCACAGTCGGAGGGCGGCAGGGCGGCGTCGAACCTCATGCGCGACTCCTACGAACGCGGTGGATTCACACCAGCGAACTATGCAGGTGTGGTCGACGGGCTGCAGGAGCGCTCCGACGTAGCTGGACCTGCGCTCACCAGCGTGCCACTCGTGTTCCTCGAAATGGGCAACGGCTCCAACCCGGACGACGCCGCTGTGCTGGAAAGCTCGGAGGGGCAACTCGAGCACGCAATTGCCATCGCTACCGGAGTCATCGACTATCTCCTTGGGCCGGACACCAGCGTCGACGGAACAGACGTGGTGAAGGCGACCGAGGACATCGAGACGGCTGCTGACGCGGTTCCGGCGACACCGGCAACGGGAGCGTCGGAGACCACGCGGACCGGCGGGAGTTCGCTGTCGCAGTTGCTGTCCGGCATTTCGCCGTACATCGAGTCCACCGGAGTCGAGGGCCTGTCGAATCTGGTGACCGAGGACAACATGGACGCGGTGTCGAACTTCGCCCAGGGTCTGCTGAAGCTCCTGGCTCCCTAG
- a CDS encoding FAD-dependent oxidoreductase: MTFVILQPCCNDASCAEVCPVDCIHPTPDEPEFMRAEMLHIDPDTCIDCGACVDECPVDAIRADHEIDAGQGVYLEINADYFRTHPIRSTEYTSPTPTWKNTDFAGRRIAVVGSGPAAFYAAIELATVRGIEIDIYDRLLTPYGLVRAGVAPDHPETKAVTELFRTVARTKSVHVHLGVEIGTDVTHEDLMAHHDAVVYATGASGERALDIPGEKLPGSHAATEFVAWYNGHPDFADRTFDFSSRRAVVIGNGNVALDLARVLTSDPEELAHTDIADHALDALRHSNIREVLVLGRRGPAQAKFTNPELIALSNSTAVELVAHPLDAETAATAVSSSSYADLSVKLALLQQLTDRYSGSTEPDLESKKIVLRFCTSPVSIEGTTSVTGLRLVRNVLRESEDGSLCAEATGDTEIVDTSLVLRSVGYRGRAIAGVPFDTTLGVIPNADGRVTDESGRVVPGVYVAGWIKRGPTGVIGTNRKCARETVHHLLEDIAAGNIDAAPRGRQELEAMLSEKVPDALDFTDWLEIDAAEIAAGTRSSRPRIKFVDQDAMRAVALRRRSEHD, encoded by the coding sequence ATGACGTTCGTGATTCTCCAGCCTTGCTGCAACGACGCGTCGTGCGCCGAAGTCTGTCCTGTCGACTGCATCCACCCGACTCCGGACGAACCGGAATTCATGCGCGCAGAAATGCTTCACATCGATCCGGACACGTGCATCGACTGCGGGGCATGTGTGGACGAGTGCCCGGTCGATGCCATTCGTGCTGATCACGAAATCGACGCAGGACAGGGCGTGTACCTCGAAATCAACGCCGACTACTTCCGCACACACCCCATCCGCAGCACCGAATACACGAGCCCGACACCGACATGGAAGAACACCGACTTCGCAGGGCGTCGGATCGCGGTCGTGGGCTCCGGCCCTGCGGCGTTCTACGCCGCGATCGAACTCGCAACCGTGCGCGGAATCGAAATCGACATCTACGACCGACTGCTGACGCCGTACGGCCTCGTGCGGGCGGGTGTCGCGCCGGACCATCCTGAAACGAAAGCCGTGACCGAGCTGTTCCGAACGGTTGCCCGGACGAAGTCCGTGCACGTACACCTCGGTGTCGAGATAGGAACCGACGTCACGCACGAGGACTTGATGGCTCACCACGACGCTGTCGTCTACGCAACGGGCGCCTCTGGTGAGCGGGCGCTGGACATTCCGGGCGAGAAGCTACCCGGCAGTCACGCTGCCACCGAATTCGTTGCCTGGTACAACGGCCACCCAGACTTCGCAGACAGGACGTTCGACTTCTCGTCGCGGCGTGCAGTGGTGATCGGCAACGGCAATGTCGCACTCGATCTCGCCCGGGTCCTTACCTCTGATCCGGAAGAGTTGGCGCACACCGACATAGCCGATCACGCGCTCGATGCGCTGCGGCACAGCAATATTCGTGAGGTTTTGGTGCTCGGCAGGCGCGGGCCGGCGCAAGCGAAGTTCACCAATCCCGAATTGATCGCGTTGTCGAATTCCACCGCTGTCGAGCTCGTGGCTCACCCGCTCGACGCCGAGACCGCCGCCACAGCCGTGTCCAGCTCGTCGTACGCGGATCTCTCGGTCAAGCTTGCACTGCTGCAGCAGCTCACGGATCGCTACAGCGGATCGACGGAACCGGACCTGGAATCGAAGAAGATAGTTCTGCGGTTCTGCACTTCTCCGGTCTCGATAGAAGGAACGACTTCTGTCACCGGTCTACGGCTTGTACGCAATGTCCTCCGTGAAAGCGAGGACGGTTCGCTCTGTGCCGAAGCGACCGGGGACACGGAAATTGTGGATACGTCTCTCGTGCTTCGTTCCGTCGGCTATCGCGGACGTGCGATTGCGGGTGTTCCGTTCGATACGACACTTGGCGTGATACCCAACGCCGATGGCCGCGTGACCGACGAGTCCGGCCGCGTAGTGCCAGGCGTGTATGTAGCCGGTTGGATCAAACGCGGACCGACCGGAGTAATCGGCACCAACAGGAAATGCGCTCGAGAAACGGTGCACCATCTGCTGGAAGACATCGCCGCCGGCAACATTGACGCTGCTCCGAGGGGACGACAGGAACTGGAAGCCATGCTGTCGGAGAAGGTGCCCGACGCGCTCGATTTCACGGACTGGCTGGAGATCGACGCAGCCGAGATCGCTGCCGGCACGAGGTCGTCTCGTCCGCGGATAAAGTTCGTCGACCAGGACGCTATGCGCGCAGTGGCACTTCGACGCCGAAGCGAGCACGACTGA